DNA from Comamonas serinivorans:
CGTTTTTTGTCGTTGGATGGTTGATGTGTTTTGAACCGTCCAACGCCGGCGCGCCCCTCGTGCGCCGGGCGTGACATTTCTCTTTTGGAAAACCATGTCCGATTTGGCACACACCGTGCCGGGCAACGCATTGCCCGAACAACAAGCTACCCCTGAATCCGTGTCCACCATCGATGCGCTGGCACGCGAGTTCGATGCCGCCGAAGTGCGTGCCCTGGCCGAGCGCCAGGCCGACGGTTCGGCCCAGGTCAAGCGCCTGAAAGCCGACAAGGCTGAGCAGGCGGCCCAGGCCCGCCAGGCCAAGCAGGCGAGCGACATCCAGCGCGAAGCCCGCGAAGCCGCTGCCGAGCGTGCCGACGCCGACACCGGGGCCGACGAGCCCCAGAACGCCGAGCCGGTGAATGCCGAGGCGTTTGCTGCCCTGGGCCTGGCGCCTGAGCTGGTGCAGGCCGTGGCCGACCTGGGCTTCTCCGATCCCACGCCGGTGCAGGCCGCCGCCATTCCCAAGGCCATGCCCGACGGCTTGAGCGATGCGCGCCAATATGCCGACCTGATGGTGTCCAGCCAAACCGGCTCGGGCAAAACGGCGGCGTTTTTGCTGCCCGTGCTGAACACGCTGCTCAAGCTGCAAAACAGCAAGTTCGAGCGCGAAAAGGCCGAATGGGATGCCAAGGTTGCCGCTGCGCTGGCCAACGGCGAAGAAGCACCCAAGAAGCCGCGCCGCAAAAACCCGTTGCAGTCGCGTCACTTCCAGCCCGCCATTCCCGGCGCGCTGATCCTGTGCCCCACGCGCGAGTTGGCCCAACAGGTGGCCAATGACGCCATCGACCTGGTGCGCCACTGCCGCGGCCTGCGCATCGCCACCGTGGTGGGCGGCATGCCTTATCAACTGCAAGTGGCCAAGCTGCAAAACGCCAACCTCGTGGTGGCCACGCCGGGCCGTCTGCTCGACCTGGAGCGCAGCGGTCAGCTCAAGCTGAACGAGGTTGAATTCCTCGTCATGGACGAAGCCGACCGCATGCTCGACCTGGGTTTTGCCGACGACCTCGAAGCCATTCACCAGCTGACCGGCAACCGCCGCCAGACCATGATGTTCTCGGCCACGTTCGCCCCGCGCATCCAGGATCTGGCCATGCGCGTGATGCACGAAGGCGGCAAGCACGTCCAGCGCATCCAGATCGACACGCCGCAGGAAGCGCATGCCAACATCGAGCAATCGCTGATGTGGGCCGACAACTCGGTGCACAAGCGCCAGCTGCTGGACCACTGGCTGCGTGACCCCGCCATCAACCAGGCCATCGTCTTCGCCTCGACCCAGATCGAGTGCGACGGCCTGGCCGAAGACCTGCAGCAAACCGGCTTTGCCGCCGTGGCCCTGCACGGCGCGCTCAGCCAGGCGCTGCGCAACCGTCGCCTGCGCGCACTGCGCGAAGGCAAGGTGCAGATCCTGGTCGCCACCGACGTGGCCGCCCGCGGCATCGACGTGCCCACCATCACGCACGTGTTCAACTTCGGCCTGCCGATGAAGGCCGAGGATTACACCCACCGCATTGGCCGCACCGGCCGTGCGGGCCGCGATGGCATCGCCGTCACCTTCGCCGAAATCCGCGACCGCGGCCGCTTGTTCGACATCGAACGCTACACGCGCCAGGCCTTCCAGATCGCCACGGTGCCGGGCCTGGAGCCCACGCTGCGCTTCCCGGTGATCAGCGAGCGCAACGGTGGCCGTGCGCCCGGCGGCAAGGGTCGCCATGGCGGCGGCCGTGGCCGCCCCGGTGGCGATCGCGGTGGCCGTGGTGCCCCGCGCTTCGACGACCGTCGCAATGGCCCGCGCATGTACCGCGGCGAAGGCGACTTCAACGACCAGCGCGCCCCCCGTGCCGACCGGCATGACGGCCCGCGCGAGGGCGGCTTCGATCAGCGCCGCGATTTCGGCGGTGGCCGCTTCGAGCCGCGTGGCAACCGTGGCGCCGAGGGTCGTGGTGATTTCCGCGCACCGCGTCCCGAAGGCCGTTTCGACCCCCGTGGCGACGCCCGCCGCGAGCCGCGCTTCGACGACCGCGCCCCGCGTTTCGACCGCGCCGAGCGTCCCGCACGCGGTGACTTCGACGACCGCCGCCCGGCGACGCGCCGCGAAGGCCACCGCGATGGCTTCGGCAGCAAGCCGGCCGCCGCGCGCCCCTACGAGCCGCGCGGTCAAGCGCGCGACAGCCGCATGGGTGACCGCGACGGCCGCTCGCACGCGCCCCAGGGCCGCGGCGGCAAGCGCACGCACGAGTATTGATGCCACCGCACTGGTGGCCTGAAGGCTGCCAGTTGGTGTGTATATGCAAGGGTATGGCCCTGTTGCCGTTGTGTTGATAACGGCAACAGGACCATACCCTTGTGCATTGTGCCGATTGAACCCGCAGTCCAGTCACCTCGACGCGGGCGGGTGTGCGGGCCCGGGCAGGGCGCCGCAGCATCCTCGGTCTGGCCTCGCCCAGGACACACGCGGGAAGGCCGTGTACGCAGAATTACGGCCAGATGACCGTTTGTTTAACCGTAGACTTTCAAGGTTATTCACCTTTTCCGCGCTCGGAGCTTTACATGGACTTCCTTTCACACCCCGACTTCTGGGTCGGGTTGGTCAAGATCATCTGGATCAACATCATCCTGTCGGGTGACAACGCCGTGGTCATCGCCCTCGCGGCGCGTTCGCTGCCGCCCGCGCAGCAGAAGAAGGCCATTGCCTTCGGCTCTGGCGCTGCCGTGGTGCTGCGCATCCTGCTGACGGTGGTGGCCGCCAAGCTGATGGCCTTGTCGTTTGTGCAGATCGTGGGCGGCGCGCTGCTGCTGTGGATTGGTCTGCAGCTGCTGACCGGCGACGAAGGTGATGAGGGCGAATCCAAGGGCACGGGCTCGATGATGGCGGCCATCCGCACCATCTTGATTGCCGACCTGGTGATGAGCCTGGACAACGTGATCGCCGTGGCCGCTGCGGCGCAGGGCAACATGGTGCTGCTCATCGTGGGCCTGGCCATTTCCATTCCGCTGGTGATCTTCGGCTCCACGCTGATGATCAAGCTGATGGAGCGCTTCCCCGTCATCGTCGTGCTGGGCGCGGCCTTGATCGGCTGGGTGGCCGGCGAAACCATCATGAACGACAACATCCTGCATCCGGCCGTGGTGGAACACCCCTCGCTGCACTACATCGCCGCTGCCGCAGGCGCGGTCCTCGTTGTGGGCCTGGGCATGTGGCTCAAAAAGCGTGGCGAAGCCAAGGCCGCGCAGCCCTCGGCCTGACACGGCCTCACAGGCCCTCGACCAAGCCGCCTGCCGGGCGGCTTTTTTCATGGTGAATGGGGTTCAGGGTGATCGCGTGCGGCTGTGGCGGGCGGCGGTGAGTCACGGCCAGGTCAAAGGCGGTTGGCTCAATGAAAAATAATTAAAAAGAATGCGTTTTTGAGCAATTTTTCTCCTATGCTGCCAAATGTTTCTCGGTGGTCGTTGACCACTGCGTTGGTGCATGGGCTTGGCCGACGCGTTCCGTCAACCTTTTATCCAGTGCATCAACCCATGTCCTCCACACGCTTTCCTCGCCTCCTGCTCAGCGCCTTGCTGCTGGCTGCCGCCAGCCACGCTCAGGCTGCTTACACCGTCACTTTCCAACAACAAGGCAGCAACGTGGTGGCCACCGGCTCGGGCAGCTTCACGGTGAGCACGCCCGACTCGGCTGTTGAGCTCCCGCAATCGGGCCTGTTCCAGGGCCGGGGATTGCCAGACTCCAGCAACCAAGCAGGCTTTCTGCTGGGCGATGTCGGCCAGGTGGCGCTGCACTATGGTCAGCTGTCGAGCGCGGTGACCGAGTTGAGCGCGGTGGAAACGCCGTTTTTCGGAACCTCCAGCGGCGGGTTTGCGGGCATGGCTGTGCAATCCAATGGGATCTGCATCTTGGCAACGCCATTCGATTACACCTCTGGTGCGTCGCTCAACAACACCACGACCTGGACCAACACCACCTTGGCCGACATGGGCCTGACCGCCGGCTCGACCCTGACGTTCGAGTGCGATCCGCTGCCGGTGGCGACGGCCCTCAGTGCCGAAGCCCCGTCTGCCAAGGCCGTGACGGCCAACAACGTCATCGTCGTGCGCGTCTTGGCCGCCAGCACAGGCACCACCCAGGCCGTGCCGGCCCTGGGGCCCTTCGGCCTGCTGGCCTTGGGCGCCGCCCTGGGCGGCTGGGGCGTGTTGCGTCGCCGCCGCGCCAACGCCGCGGCCTGATCCGCGTCACCCGCTCGCGCCGCATGGCGCGCTTGCAGACCGCCCTCGTGGGCGGTTTGTTCGTTGGGGGCAGTCCTGTGGCGTGACGCCCCAGGGACATGCACCACCCTGGCGCGCGTTTCCACTGGGCACACAACCACCCGGAGACGCCCCATGACCCGCTTTTCCCTTCAACGCCGTGCCGTGGCGCGCGCCGGCGCCTGCCTGCTGCTGCCGGCCTGGGCCCAGGTTGGCGCGGCGGCCGCCGCCACCTGGCCGGCCAAGCCGGTGCGCATGGTGGTGTCCAGCCCCGCAGGGTCCACGGGCGACGTGATTGCGCGCCTGTTGTGCGACCAGATGACGCGGGCCACGGGCCAGCCCTTCATCGTGGACAACAAGCCTGGCGCCAACAGCTCGATCGGTGCCGCCGAGGTGGCCCGTGCCGCGCCCGATGGCCACACCCTGATGCTGGCCAACACCAGCAGCGTGGTCGTCAACCCGCAGCTGTACAAAAAGCTGCCGTACAGCGACAAAGACTTCACGCCCATCAGCGCCATCGTCGAGGGCCGCTTCATCCTGGCCGTGAACCCGGCCTGGGCGCAGGCGCAAGGCATTGCCACCGCGGCCGATTTCCTGGGCTGGGCCAAGCGCAACCCGGGCCGTGTGCGCTACGGATCAGCCGGCCAGGGCAACCTGGCGCACCTCACCTTCGCCATGCTGAACAACCACGCCGGCATCGTCACCACCCACATCCCCTACAAAGGCAGCGGTCCGGCGCAGAACGCGTTGATGGCCGGCGAGATCGAGGCCATGTTCGACATCCCGAACGCCATCCCGCTGTTCGAGTCCGGCCGGCTCAAGCCCCTGGCCGTCACCGCGCCGCAGCGCATCGCAGCCTTGCCCCAGGTGCCCACGCTGGAGGAGGTGGGGGTTCGCGGCTTCGACGTGACCTACTGGATGGCGGTGCAGGCGCCCGCCCGCACGCCACCGGCCATCGTCGATCAGGTGTATGCGGCGCTGAAGCAGGCGGCCGCCGACCCCAAGACGCGCGCGGGCCTGGCGGTGCAGGGCGATGTCATCGTGATGGCGCCGCAGCCGTTTGCGCAGCGCATCCAGCGCGAGATCGCGCTCTGGGGCGACGTGATCCGGCGCGAAAAGCTGTCGCTGGAGTGAAGCGCGGCCTCAGCCCATGAGCTTGTCGCGGAAGATGAAAAACACCGCGCCCAGGATGCACAGGCCGGCCCACAGGTAATCGAGCTTGAACGGCTCTTTCATGTAGAGCACGGCGAACGGCACGAACAGCGTGAGGGTGATGACCTCTTGCAGGATCTTGAGCTGGCCCAGCGACAGCACCTGGTAGCCGATGCGGTTGGCCGGCACCTGTAGCAGGTACTCGAAGAAGGCCACGCCCCAGCTGATCAGCGCCGCCACGATCCAGGGCTTGCTGCTGAGTTCCTTGAGGTGCGCATACCAGGCGAACGTCATGAACACGTTGCTCAGGCACAGCAGGCCGATGGTGATCGCGATCTTGGGCATGGTGATGCAGTATGGGGTGGTTGCCGATTCACAACAAACGGGTGCCCAGGGGTACTTCGCCCTCGGGAATGCACAGCCGGACCGCACCGTCGGCATCGTGAAACCCGGTCACCAGGCATTCAGACATGAGGGGGCCGATCTGCTTGGGCGGGAAATTCACCACGGCGACGACCAGCCGCCCCACCAGATCCTGGGGCTGGTAGTGCACGGTGATCTGGGCGCTGGACTTGCGCACGCCCAGCTCGGGGCCGAAGTCGACATGCAGGATGTAGGCCGGTTTGCGGGCTTTCTCAAACACATCGGCCTGCAGCACGCGGCCCACGCGCAGCTGCACCTTGCTGAAATCGTCCCAGGTGATGGTGTCCATGGAAAAAGGGAAGGGCGGTGGTGGTCGAAGCGGCGATTGTCGGCCAAAGGATGGCGCCTGCAGCCGGCGCGTGCCATCAAGATGGGCCGGCCGTGGATGGCAGCGGGGAGGGGACGCTGCTGTCCGAACTGGATGGGAGCAAGTCGGCGGCCCCGTCGACCGGTGCGGCACCGGCTGGCCACGATCTTTTCAAACGTGAGGCCCTGGAAAAGTCCAGCGGCGCAGTCGTGCTCTGGCATGCGTGTGGCGGTTGACGGCGGCCTGCCCATGGTGCGCCCAAGTGCCCAGGCGCCGAGTGCGCGGTGGCGCCGCATCCCGCGTGGTGTCGCACGTCGTGCACCACGTCATGGCCGCCGCTCAGCCCACTGTCCTGGGTGAATGGGCCTTGACCCTCAATGGCTGCGCCATGGGGATGATCTTTCTTCAAGGGGTATGGCTTGATTGCCGATTCCGAATCAACGGCAACAACCACATACTCCACAACGAATCAGCCGCCGATGTAGCTCATCTCCACGCGGGCGGGGCCATCGGCCGCGGCCAGGCCGGGCTGGCGCAGGGCCGAGTAGCGGTCGTCCCGCCGTTGCCAGGTCTGGCGAATGCGCTCAGCCAGCTGCCCGTCGTTGGCGCCACCGCGCAGCAGCCCGCCCAGGTCGGTGCCCGTGGCGGCGAACAGGCAGGTGAACAGCTGGCCGTCGGTGGACAGGCGCAGCCGGGTGCAGCCCGCGCAAAAGGCCTGGGTGACGGCGCTGATGAAGCCCAGCTCGCCGAGCTGGGGCTGGTGGTGGCCCTGGGCGTCCACGTGCAGCCAGCGCTCGGCGGTGTCGCGGGGCGTGGCCACCGCATCCCGCGGCGCATCGGGCGACGCCAGGCGCATGGCGTCCGCAGCCTCGAAGACCGGCCCCTCATCGCCGACGGGGCGCAGCGCGAATTCGGCGCGCAGCCGGTCCAGCAACTCGGCGCTGGGCACCACCTGGTCCAGCCGCCAGCCGTTGGTGCTGCCCACGTCCATGTACTCGATGAAGCGCAGCGCCAGGCCCTGGCCCCGGAAGTGGCGCGCCATGGGCAGCACCTGCGCATCGTTCACGCCACGCTGCACCACCATGTTGAGCTTGATGGCCAGGCCGGCGTGCTGAGCGGCTGCGATGCCAGCCAGCACGGCGGACACGGGCTGGTCGGTGTCGGCCATGCGGCGAAACACGGTGTCGTCCAGCGCGTCCAGGCTGATGGTGACGCGCCGCAGCCCGGCCTGGGCCAGGGCTTGCGCCTTGGCGGGCAGCAGCACGCCGTTGGTGGTCAGGCACAGGTCCACCGGCGTGCCCTGCGGGGTTCGCAGCCGGGCCAGCCGGGCGACCAGCTCGGGCAGGTCGCGTCGCAGCAGGGGCTCGCCGCCGGTCAGCCTGAGCTTGTGCACCCCCAGCCGCACGAACACGCGCGCCAGGCGCTCGATCTCGTTGACCGTCAGGTAGGCCGAGCGCGGCAGGTAGCGGTGGTGGTCGAACACCTCGCGCGGCATGCAGTAGCGGCAGCGGAAGTTGCAGCGGTCGGTCACGCTGATGCGCAGCTCGCGCAAGGGCCGGTGGAAGCGGTCCAGCGGCTGGCCCGCGTTGCCGGGCGCGCCGTGCTGGCTGGCAGCGCCTGGCTTCGTGGGCGAGGCGTCCTGGGGATGGCCCACTGCGGCACCCATCGGCATGGCCGGGGCAGGCGCAAGCCCCGCCGGGCGCGTGCGGGCGTTGCGGCGCAAATCGTGCAGGGGCAACCAGGGGCGATCCATGCCCGCATTGTGGCGCGGTGCGCGCAGCGGCGATTCGACGACTCACGCATGAACGGCGGTCCGCAGGGGCGTGCCTGCAGGCTGTGCGGCGGTGAACGGGGCGGCAGGCGGCCCTGACGGCTGTGGTGCCGAACGCCTGCCTTGAGCGGCGTACGGCGCGCGCCGCCACAATGCCCGTTTTCCCAACCGACCCTGAACCCATCCCTGTCATGCCAACCTTGAGCGACTTCCCCATTGGCCAGAAGTGGCCCGCCCAGCACCCCGACCGCCTGCAGCTGTACTCGCTGCCGACACCGAATGGCGTGAAGGTGTCCATCATGCTGGAGGAAACTGGCTTGCCGTATGAGGCGCACCGCGTGGACTTCGCGACCGACGACCAGCTGTCGCCCGAGTTCCTGTCGCTGAATCCCAACAACAAGATCCCCGCCATCCTCGATCCCGATGGTCCGGGCGGCCAGCCCTTGCCGCTGTTCGAATCGGGCGCGATCTTGATGTACCTGGCCGACAAGACCGGCCGCTTTGTGCCGCAGGATGCGGCGGCGCGCTGGCAGACCCTGCAGTGGGTGATGTTCCAGATGGGGGGCGTGGGCCCGATGTTTGGCCAGCTCGGCTTCTTCCACAAGTTCGCCGGCAAGGACTACGAGGACAAGCGCCCGCGCGACCGCTACGTGAACGAGAGCAAGCGCCTGCTGGGCGTGCTCGACAAGCACCTCATCGGCCGCGACTGGGTGATGGGCGACGACTACACGGTGGCCGACATCGCGATCTTTCCGTGGATCCGCAACCTCGTGGGCTTCTACGAGGCGCGCGAGCTGGTGGGGTTCGACGCGTTCAAGCAGGTGGCGCGGGTGCTCGATGCCTTCGTCGCCCGGCCCGCCGTGCAGCGGGGGCTGAACATCCCGGCTGCGCCCTGAGCAGGCGGCTACACCGACGGCCAAGGCGAGGGCTGCTGCGTCGTCGTCCGGCTGGACGACGGTCACACCCTGGTCGCACCGGTGGCGTCGCGCTCAAGCGCCTGGATGCCGAGGACAACGGGATCGTCAGGGCCTCGCGGGGGCCCACCGGACCGAGGGGGCGCAAGGCCGAACCGCACGCGGTGTCCGGGGCCCTGACTTGTTCTGGACACCGCGCAGCCTCGGGGTGTACCTACCTGATGGCCGCCATGAGGCACGGCGGTGACCCAAGCCCATCTTGGCTACAAATGCCGCATTTCCACGCGGCCATGGGGTGCGTCGACGCGCCCGCTTGCGGGCGGGGCGGCGCTGGCCCTACCATCGGCGCCGCAGCACATTTGGGCGGCTGCACCGCTTGATCGTTTCGCCCAGCAAAGGAAATCCGCCATGTCCAACAACTCCCTGGTGAGCGAACTGCTCGCGCAACTCGACGGTGCACCCACGCAGCAGATCGCCCAGCAGCTGGGGGTGGGCGGGCAGGACGCCAACACCGCCATCTCCGCCGCCGTGCCCATGCTGCTGGGCGCGCTCGGCAACAACGCCAGCCAGGCCGGCGGCGCCGATGCGCTGTTCAACGCGCTCACGCGCGACCATGCGCCGGCCGTGAACCCGGCCCTGGGCGGCGTGGACCTGGGGGGGTTGCTGGGCTCGGTCCTCGGCGGCCTGGGCGGCGGTGCGCCGGCCAGCGCGCAGCTCGATGGCGGCAGCATCCTGGGCCATGTCTTTGGCAACGCACAGGACCGCGCGCAGGACGGCCTGGGCCAGGCCACGGGCCTGAACAACGGCCAGGCGGGCCAGCTGCTCAAGATCCTCGCGCCCATCGTCATGGCTTTTCTGGCCAAGCGCGTGATGGCCGGCGGCCTGAACTCGGGCGGCCTGGGCAGCATGCTGGGTCAGGAAACCAACGAGATTCGCCAGGGCGGCTCGGCCGGCGGCAGCCTGGGGGGCGGTTTGCTGGGTGCCGTGCTCGACCAGAACGGCGACGGCAAGCTGGACGTGGGCGACCTGCTCAAGATCGGCGGCAGCCTGCTGGGCGGCCGCCGCTGAGCAGCGAAGCCGGGGCGCCAAGCCGGCCGGGTTGAGCCGTCGCTTGGCCGGCTGCGCTGAACGGCAAGCTGTGCCACCGGGTTCATCGTTCCAGCTACCATGCAAAGGGCCGTCAGGCCCTTTTTCATGGGTATCACGCCACTGCCTTTCATCTTTCATCGACAACCCGGAGATACCCCTTTGAGAGGGACGCTCGGGCACGCGTCTCGATCAGCGAGGCCCACCGAGCCGGCAACCATCCGCCTGCCGCTTTCGGACTGGACGGGCCGGCCGGCGGCTGCACCTTGCGCGAGAACGATTATCATTTTCGGCTCGCTGCTGCGGCGCAACCTGGGTCGAGCGCGGCAAGCCATTGAACAATCCATCGATCGAAGGAAGAGGGTTTATGACGCGTCAAGTCGCACGCCGTGTGGTGCTGGGCGGGCTGTTGGGGGTGGGGCTGGGCCTGGGGCCGGCCGGGATGACGGCGGCGCAGGCGCAGTCGGCGTCCAGTTCGCAGACCGCGACCTCGGCCAAGGCGGTGGCCAGCGGCTATGCCGAGCTGGTGTTCGCCACCTATGGCGACACGCTGGCCGGCGCACGCGACATGCAGGCGGCACTGCTGGCCTTCACGGCCGCCCCGTCGCCGACGACGCTGGAGGCCGCCCGCAAGCGCTGGCTGGCCGCGCGCGAGTTCTATGGCCAGACCGAGGCGTTTCGCTTCTACGGCGGCCCCATCGACGACGACCAGGGCCCCGAGGGCCAGATCAACGCCTGGCCCATGGACGAGTCCTACGTCGACTACGTCGAGGGCAAGCCCAACGCGGGGCTGATCAACAACCCCAAGTTCCAGATCACCAAGGCCAACCTGGCCAAGCAGAATGAGCGCGGGGGCGAGGAGAACATCGCCACAGGCTGGCATGCCATCGAGTTCCTGCTCTGGGGGCAGGACCTGTCGGAAACCGGGCCCGGTGAGCGCTCGTTCGAGGACTACGTGGACGGCAAACGGGCCAACGCCGACCGCCGCCGCACCTACCTGAAGGTGGTGACCGAGCTGCTGATCGACGACCTGGAACAGGTGACGCGGGCCTGGGCGCCGGCGCAGAAGAACTACCGCGCCCGCTTTGAGGCGGGCGGCATGGAGTCGGTGCGCAAGATCATCGTCGGCCTGGGTTCGCTGTCGCGCGGCGAACTGGCGGGCGAGCGCATGGAAGTGGCGCTCAATTCGCAGGACCAGGAAGACGAGCACTCGTGCTTCTCGGACAACACCCACCGCGACATGGTGGCCAACGCCACCGGCATCCAGAACGTGTGGCTGGGCCAATACAAGCGCCGCGACGGCAGCACGCTCCAGGTGGCCTCGCTGGCCGATCTGGTGGGCGTCCGCAACGCCGAACTGGCCAGCAAGACCAGTGCACAGCTCGCGCGCACCGTGGCGGCCACCGAAGCCATCCAGGCCCCGTTTGACCGCGAAATCATCGGCGGCGCGCAGGCGCCGGGTCGTTTGCGCATCCAGGCGGCCGTGGACAGCGCGACCGAGCAGTCCAAGTTGCTGGTCCAGGCGGCCCATGCCATCGGCATCACCCGGTTGACGCTGGTGCAGCCTTGAGGACCTCTGAACGCAGGGGCGGGGCGACGACCAAGACCCGGCCCGTGCCTCGGGGCATGCGCTCGCGGCCCAAGCGTTGGGCGGCGCACCGTCCCCAGGCCCGGCCGGCAGGCTGGGCGCTGGGCCTGTGCGCGGCGGCGGTGCTGGTGGCGGCTTTGCCCTGGGCCTCCCCTGTCAAGCCGGCCGAAGCGGCCGCCGCACAGGGCGGCACCGCCAGCGACCCCAGCGAATACACCGGCGGCCAGACCACGGTGTTCGCCACGGGCAAGAACGCGTTCTCGTTCCCGTTCGCCAACCTGGCGGACGAGGAGCGCACGCGCTTCGTGATCGGCAATTCCTTTTTCAAGCGCAACTGGGTCGAGGCGCCGGCCAGCACCCGGGTGCGCGACGGCCTGGGGCCGCATTTCATCGCGCGCAGCTGTGGCGGCTGCCACGTGATGGATGGGCGCGGTGAGCCGCCCGATTACGCGCGCACGTTGGACCCCGATCCCGAGCCCACGGTGGCGCTGCTCATGCGCCTGTCCGTGCCCGGCCGGGCCGACCCGCGCGTGGGCGTGGTGCCCGAGCCCACCTACGGCGACCAGTTCGGCAACGCCGCGGTGCAGGGCGTGCGGCCCGAAGGGGTGGTCCGCATCCACAGCGAGGTGCTGCGGGGCCACTTTGCCGACGGCACGGCGTATGAACTCATTCAGCCCCGCTACACGCTGACGGACCTGGGCTATGGCCCGCTGGCGCCCGACGTGATGGTGAGCCCGCGCATCGCGCCGCAGGCCATTGGCGTCGGCCTGCTCGAGGCCATTGCCGAAGCCGACATCCTGGCCAACGCCCGCGCGCAGGCCGCGCTGGGCGGGCCCATCCGCGGGCAGGTGAACCGCGTGTGGGACGCCTACGGCCAGCGCGAGGCCGTGGGCCGCTTCGGCTGGAAGGCGAATGCGCCCAGCGTGGCGCACCAGACCTCGCACGCGTTCCTGGGCGACATCGGCATCACCTCGCGCGTGTTTCCGCGCGAGGCCTGCATGCCGGGCCAGGCCGACTGCCTGGCCGCGCCCCATGGCGGCGGCGCGCAACCCGGGTTGACCGCGGCGCAAGCCGGCGCCGACGCGCCCGAGATCGACGACAAGACCCTCGACGACGTGATCTTCTACCAGGCGACGCTGGCGCCGCCCGCCCGCCGCAACCTGCACGACCCCGTGGTCCGCCAGGGCGAAAAGTTGTTCACCGAGGCCCAATGCGCGGTGTGCCACAAGCCCAGCTACGTCACGGGCGAGGGGCCGTTTCCGCGCCTGACCGCCAAGGCCATCGCGGGCCAGCGCATCTGGCCTTACACCGACTTGCTGCTGCACGACATGGGGCCGGCGCTGGCCGACGGCCGGCCCGACTTTCTGGCGAATGGCCAGCAGTGGCGCACGCCGCCGCTGTGGGGCATCGGGCTGCTGCAGGACGTGAACGGCCACCAGCGGCTGCTGCACGACGGGCGTGCCCGCGGGGTGCTCGAAGCCATCCTCTGGCACGGTGGCGAGGCCGAGGCCGCCAAGCAGCGCGTGCTGACCCTGAGTGCCCAGGACCGCGACGCCCTGGTCAAGTTCGTGGAGTCCCTGTGATGCGATTGAATCCATCAGAATTAGCAGTATGGCGCCATTCCCGTTTCATGAAAAACGGAGGCTGCACCATACTGCCTCCTCATACCACCTCGCTTCGGCGAACTGGCGCCCGCCTGACCGGCCCGGCGGCCTGGGTGCTGGCGGGCCTGCTGGCCGGCGGACCCGCGCTGGCCCAAGGCGCGGAGTCGGCCACGCCGGATGGCGC
Protein-coding regions in this window:
- a CDS encoding DEAD/DEAH box helicase, with the translated sequence MSDLAHTVPGNALPEQQATPESVSTIDALAREFDAAEVRALAERQADGSAQVKRLKADKAEQAAQARQAKQASDIQREAREAAAERADADTGADEPQNAEPVNAEAFAALGLAPELVQAVADLGFSDPTPVQAAAIPKAMPDGLSDARQYADLMVSSQTGSGKTAAFLLPVLNTLLKLQNSKFEREKAEWDAKVAAALANGEEAPKKPRRKNPLQSRHFQPAIPGALILCPTRELAQQVANDAIDLVRHCRGLRIATVVGGMPYQLQVAKLQNANLVVATPGRLLDLERSGQLKLNEVEFLVMDEADRMLDLGFADDLEAIHQLTGNRRQTMMFSATFAPRIQDLAMRVMHEGGKHVQRIQIDTPQEAHANIEQSLMWADNSVHKRQLLDHWLRDPAINQAIVFASTQIECDGLAEDLQQTGFAAVALHGALSQALRNRRLRALREGKVQILVATDVAARGIDVPTITHVFNFGLPMKAEDYTHRIGRTGRAGRDGIAVTFAEIRDRGRLFDIERYTRQAFQIATVPGLEPTLRFPVISERNGGRAPGGKGRHGGGRGRPGGDRGGRGAPRFDDRRNGPRMYRGEGDFNDQRAPRADRHDGPREGGFDQRRDFGGGRFEPRGNRGAEGRGDFRAPRPEGRFDPRGDARREPRFDDRAPRFDRAERPARGDFDDRRPATRREGHRDGFGSKPAAARPYEPRGQARDSRMGDRDGRSHAPQGRGGKRTHEY
- a CDS encoding TerC family protein, with the protein product MDFLSHPDFWVGLVKIIWINIILSGDNAVVIALAARSLPPAQQKKAIAFGSGAAVVLRILLTVVAAKLMALSFVQIVGGALLLWIGLQLLTGDEGDEGESKGTGSMMAAIRTILIADLVMSLDNVIAVAAAAQGNMVLLIVGLAISIPLVIFGSTLMIKLMERFPVIVVLGAALIGWVAGETIMNDNILHPAVVEHPSLHYIAAAAGAVLVVGLGMWLKKRGEAKAAQPSA
- a CDS encoding IPTL-CTERM sorting domain-containing protein, whose protein sequence is MSSTRFPRLLLSALLLAAASHAQAAYTVTFQQQGSNVVATGSGSFTVSTPDSAVELPQSGLFQGRGLPDSSNQAGFLLGDVGQVALHYGQLSSAVTELSAVETPFFGTSSGGFAGMAVQSNGICILATPFDYTSGASLNNTTTWTNTTLADMGLTAGSTLTFECDPLPVATALSAEAPSAKAVTANNVIVVRVLAASTGTTQAVPALGPFGLLALGAALGGWGVLRRRRANAAA
- a CDS encoding tripartite tricarboxylate transporter substrate binding protein; this translates as MTRFSLQRRAVARAGACLLLPAWAQVGAAAAATWPAKPVRMVVSSPAGSTGDVIARLLCDQMTRATGQPFIVDNKPGANSSIGAAEVARAAPDGHTLMLANTSSVVVNPQLYKKLPYSDKDFTPISAIVEGRFILAVNPAWAQAQGIATAADFLGWAKRNPGRVRYGSAGQGNLAHLTFAMLNNHAGIVTTHIPYKGSGPAQNALMAGEIEAMFDIPNAIPLFESGRLKPLAVTAPQRIAALPQVPTLEEVGVRGFDVTYWMAVQAPARTPPAIVDQVYAALKQAAADPKTRAGLAVQGDVIVMAPQPFAQRIQREIALWGDVIRREKLSLE
- a CDS encoding DMT family protein, which gives rise to MPKIAITIGLLCLSNVFMTFAWYAHLKELSSKPWIVAALISWGVAFFEYLLQVPANRIGYQVLSLGQLKILQEVITLTLFVPFAVLYMKEPFKLDYLWAGLCILGAVFFIFRDKLMG
- a CDS encoding tRNA-binding protein, which translates into the protein MDTITWDDFSKVQLRVGRVLQADVFEKARKPAYILHVDFGPELGVRKSSAQITVHYQPQDLVGRLVVAVVNFPPKQIGPLMSECLVTGFHDADGAVRLCIPEGEVPLGTRLL
- a CDS encoding GTP 3',8-cyclase MoaA yields the protein MDRPWLPLHDLRRNARTRPAGLAPAPAMPMGAAVGHPQDASPTKPGAASQHGAPGNAGQPLDRFHRPLRELRISVTDRCNFRCRYCMPREVFDHHRYLPRSAYLTVNEIERLARVFVRLGVHKLRLTGGEPLLRRDLPELVARLARLRTPQGTPVDLCLTTNGVLLPAKAQALAQAGLRRVTISLDALDDTVFRRMADTDQPVSAVLAGIAAAQHAGLAIKLNMVVQRGVNDAQVLPMARHFRGQGLALRFIEYMDVGSTNGWRLDQVVPSAELLDRLRAEFALRPVGDEGPVFEAADAMRLASPDAPRDAVATPRDTAERWLHVDAQGHHQPQLGELGFISAVTQAFCAGCTRLRLSTDGQLFTCLFAATGTDLGGLLRGGANDGQLAERIRQTWQRRDDRYSALRQPGLAAADGPARVEMSYIGG